From a single Equus asinus isolate D_3611 breed Donkey chromosome 2, EquAss-T2T_v2, whole genome shotgun sequence genomic region:
- the GDF2 gene encoding growth/differentiation factor 2: protein MCRGALRVALLALLACSAQGKPLESRGRAAGGGDAHRPRGGPGGEQEAGTFDLRMFLENMKVDFLRSLNLSGVPSQDKTRAEPPQYMIDLYNRYTTDKSSTPTSNIVRSFSVEDAVSVMATEDLSFQKHILFFNISIPRHEQITRAELRLHISCQSHVDSSHELKGNMVIYDVLDGADAWDASMGTKTFLVSQDIRDEGWETFEVSSAVKRWVRADSTKSKNKLEVTVESHRKGCDRLDISVPPGSKNLPFFVVFSNDRSNGTKETRLELREMIGHEQESVLRKLSKDGLAEADENKDEEDVEGSMAVGSSLARRKRSAGAGNHCQKTSLRVNFEDIGWDSWIIAPKEYDAYECKGGCFFPLADDVTPTKHAIVQTLVHLKFPMKVGKACCVPTKLSPISILYKDDMGVPTLKYHYEGMSVAECGCR from the exons ATGTGCCGCGGGGCGTTACGGGTGGCCTTGCTCGCCCTGCTGGCCTGCTCCGCTCAGGGGAAGCCGCTGGAGAGCCGGGGGCGAGCAGCAGGAGGGGGAGATGCCCACCGCCCACGAGGGGGGCCTGGAGGTGAGCAGGAGGCGGGCACCTTCGACCTGAGGATGTTCCTGGAGAACATGAAGGTGGATTTCCTGCGCAGCCTCAACCTGAGCGGGGTCCCCTCCCAGGACAAAACGCGAGCTGAGCCACCCCAGTACATGATCGACCTGTACAACAGATACACCACCGACAAGTCGTCCACCCCCACGTCCAACATCGTGCGCAGCTTCAGCGTGGAAG ATGCCGTCTCTGTAATGGCCACAGAAGACCTCTCCTTCCAGAAGCACATCTTGTTCTTTAACATCTCCATCCCCAGGCATGAGCAGATCACGAGGGCCGAGCTGCGGCTGCATATCTCCTGTCAAAGTCACGTGGACTCCTCTCACGAGCTGAAAGGCAACATGGTCATTTACGATGTTCTGGATGGAGCAGACGCCTGGGACGCCTCCATGGGGACCAAGACCTTCCTGGTGTCCCAGGACATTCGGGACGAGGGCTGGGAGACCTTTGAAGTCTCCAGCGCGGTGAAGCGGTGGGTCAGGGCAGACtccaccaaaagcaaaaataaactggAAGTGACCGTGGAGAGCCACAGGAAGGGCTGTGACAGGCTGGATATCAGTGTCCCCCCGGGCTCCAAAAACCTGCCCTTCTTCGTCGTCTTCTCCAATGACCGCAGCAACGGGACCAAGGAGACCAGGCTGGAGCTCAGGGAGATGATCGGCCATGAGCAGGAGAGTGTGCTCAGGAAGTTGTCCAAGGACGGTCTGGCAGAGGCGGATGAGAACAAGGACGAGGAGGATGTGGAAGGCTCCATGGCTGTGGGGTCATCTTTAGCCAGACGGAAGAGGAGCGCTGGGGCCGGCAACCACTGTCAGAAGACCTCCCTTCGGGTGAACTTCGAGGACATCggctgggacagctggatcatTGCACCCAAGGAGTACGATGCCTATGAATGCAAAGGCGGCTGCTTCTTCCCCCTGGCTGATGACGTGACGCCAACGAAACATGCCATTGTGCAGACCCTGGTGCATCTCAAGTTCCCCATGAAGGTGGGCAAGGCCTGCTGCGTGCCCACCAAACTGAGCCCCATCTCCATCCTCTACAAGGATGACATGGGGGTCCCCACCCTCAAGTACCACTACGAAGGGATGAGCGTGGCAGAGTGTGGGTGCAGGTAG